Proteins from a single region of Streptomyces sp. TN58:
- a CDS encoding TniQ family protein, with protein sequence MTLAHYADGVLPAFPSPPHWRTAAVWVARLRLALPARSRACPACLRESGGRWLLRWRLVWSFACARHRVYLLGACRGCGNALHRLGPGPADAVVCGQYERSNPGRVCLRAISRMRPPRLSDPHLLQCQRRLDHLVDHPHGDGGRDILQSLHVALEDIRIGYDDAPPLPDTDAVLHRRWHGHGGALWYQNDPLLTAALIKIATAGGLAASQDTRTQADTASWSADGLRSPCTSAPPANRFGGTCRAIACAAWVPPGQGHVVKTQILCPAHADHVIAPAAADLIPRRFT encoded by the coding sequence ATGACGCTCGCGCACTACGCCGACGGTGTTCTGCCCGCGTTTCCCTCTCCCCCGCACTGGCGGACCGCCGCCGTCTGGGTGGCCCGTCTCCGTCTCGCCCTGCCCGCACGGTCGCGCGCGTGCCCGGCGTGTCTGCGCGAGAGCGGCGGGCGCTGGCTGCTGCGGTGGCGTCTTGTCTGGTCCTTCGCCTGCGCCCGCCACCGCGTCTATCTCCTCGGCGCCTGCCGCGGCTGCGGCAACGCTCTGCACCGACTCGGCCCCGGCCCGGCGGACGCGGTCGTGTGCGGCCAGTACGAGCGAAGCAACCCAGGGCGCGTCTGCCTCCGGGCGATCTCCCGCATGCGTCCTCCCCGGCTGTCCGACCCGCATCTGCTCCAATGCCAGCGCCGCCTCGACCACCTCGTCGACCACCCGCACGGTGACGGCGGCCGGGACATCCTCCAGTCGCTGCACGTGGCACTGGAGGACATCCGCATCGGCTACGACGACGCCCCGCCGCTTCCGGACACCGACGCCGTCCTCCACCGGCGCTGGCACGGCCATGGCGGGGCCCTGTGGTACCAGAACGATCCACTGCTGACGGCCGCTCTCATCAAGATCGCGACGGCGGGCGGCCTCGCCGCCTCCCAGGACACCCGCACACAGGCCGACACGGCCTCGTGGTCCGCCGACGGACTCCGTTCCCCGTGCACCAGCGCACCGCCGGCCAACCGCTTCGGTGGTACGTGCCGCGCGATCGCCTGCGCGGCCTGGGTACCGCCCGGCCAGGGCCACGTGGTGAAGACACAGATCCTGTGCCCCGCACACGCGGATCACGTCATCGCGCCGGCCGCCGCAGACCTCATCCCCCGGCGTTTCA
- a CDS encoding TIGR03842 family LLM class F420-dependent oxidoreductase, with amino-acid sequence MDFGLVLQTDPPASQVVSLMKRAERNGFRYGWTFDSAVLWQEPFVIYSQILANTQKLHVGPMVTNPGTRTWEVTASTFATLNDMYGNRTVCGIGRGDSAMRVAGRAPNTLARLGEAIEVIRDLAEGREASVDGNPIRIPWIKDGKLPVWMAAYGPKALALTGQKADGFILQLADLYLTEWMVKAVRQAATEAGRDPASLTICVAAPAYVTADASAEALAHARDQCRWFGGMVGNHVADLVSRYGEHSGMVPDELTEYVKARQGYDYSHHGRAGNPSTDFVPDEIVDRFCLLGPAEAHIGKLRALRDLGVDQFAVYDMHDAREATIDAYGSHIIPELRD; translated from the coding sequence ATGGACTTCGGCCTCGTCCTGCAAACAGACCCGCCCGCCTCCCAGGTCGTCAGCCTGATGAAGCGGGCCGAGCGCAACGGCTTCCGCTACGGCTGGACCTTCGACTCCGCCGTGCTGTGGCAGGAGCCGTTCGTCATCTACAGCCAGATCCTCGCCAACACGCAGAAGCTGCACGTCGGCCCGATGGTGACCAACCCGGGCACCCGCACCTGGGAGGTCACCGCCTCCACCTTCGCCACCCTCAACGACATGTACGGCAACCGCACCGTCTGCGGCATCGGCCGCGGCGACTCCGCGATGCGGGTCGCCGGCCGGGCCCCCAACACCCTGGCCCGGCTCGGCGAGGCCATCGAGGTCATCCGCGACCTCGCCGAGGGCCGCGAGGCGTCCGTCGACGGCAACCCCATCCGCATCCCCTGGATCAAGGACGGGAAACTGCCCGTCTGGATGGCCGCGTACGGGCCGAAGGCCCTCGCCCTCACCGGTCAGAAGGCCGACGGCTTCATCCTCCAGCTCGCCGACCTCTACCTGACCGAGTGGATGGTCAAGGCCGTACGGCAGGCCGCGACCGAGGCGGGCCGCGACCCGGCGTCCCTCACCATCTGCGTGGCGGCCCCCGCCTACGTCACGGCCGACGCCTCCGCCGAGGCCCTGGCCCACGCCCGCGACCAGTGCCGCTGGTTCGGCGGCATGGTCGGCAACCACGTCGCCGACCTCGTCTCCCGTTACGGCGAGCACTCCGGCATGGTCCCGGACGAGCTCACCGAATACGTCAAGGCCCGCCAGGGCTACGACTACAGCCACCACGGCCGCGCCGGGAACCCGTCCACCGACTTCGTCCCCGACGAGATCGTCGACCGGTTCTGCCTGCTGGGCCCGGCCGAGGCGCACATCGGGAAACTCCGCGCCCTGCGCGACCTGGGCGTCGACCAGTTCGCCGTCTACGACATGCACGACGCACGGGAGGCCACCATCGACGCGTACGGCTCCCACATCATCCCGGAGCTGCGCGACTGA
- a CDS encoding inositol monophosphatase family protein, with protein sequence MIDEFLAHSLPEVEEAVRKAAAIEIMPRFRQLAEHEVDEKNGPHDLVTVADRKAEEHLTASLTRLLPGSAVVGEEAVHADPTVYEALRADAPVWIVDPVDGTRQFVGGDPAFCTLVALAHHGEILASWTFAPALEEMATAVRGQGAHVNGQRIRSGSPEPGADLRVAIAHPLYTSDENKRTLARLDVPGVAARPCGSAGLEYLKVARGEMDALAFTWPSAWDHAAGLLLVAEAGGAQSTVDGVPFRVDRDNALPFAVGRDEATAVRVRELLRGA encoded by the coding sequence ATGATCGATGAGTTCCTGGCCCACAGCCTGCCCGAGGTGGAAGAAGCCGTCCGCAAGGCGGCGGCGATCGAGATCATGCCGAGATTCAGGCAGCTCGCCGAGCACGAGGTCGACGAGAAGAACGGCCCGCACGACCTCGTGACCGTCGCCGACCGCAAGGCCGAGGAACACCTCACGGCCTCCCTGACGCGACTGCTGCCCGGCTCTGCCGTGGTCGGCGAGGAAGCCGTCCACGCCGACCCCACCGTCTACGAGGCGCTGCGCGCGGACGCCCCCGTGTGGATCGTCGACCCCGTCGACGGCACCCGCCAGTTCGTCGGCGGCGACCCGGCCTTCTGCACCCTGGTCGCGCTCGCCCACCACGGCGAGATCCTCGCCTCCTGGACCTTCGCCCCGGCCCTGGAGGAAATGGCGACCGCCGTGCGCGGGCAGGGCGCCCATGTCAACGGACAGCGGATCCGCAGCGGTTCACCCGAGCCGGGCGCCGACCTGCGGGTCGCCATCGCCCACCCGCTCTACACCTCCGACGAGAACAAGCGCACCCTGGCCCGGCTCGACGTACCCGGCGTCGCCGCCAGGCCCTGCGGCTCGGCCGGCCTGGAGTACCTGAAGGTGGCCCGCGGCGAGATGGACGCCCTCGCCTTCACCTGGCCCTCGGCCTGGGACCACGCCGCCGGACTGCTGCTGGTCGCCGAGGCGGGCGGCGCCCAGAGCACCGTCGACGGGGTCCCCTTCCGGGTGGACCGCGACAACGCCCTGCCGTTCGCCGTGGGCCGCGACGAGGCCACCGCCGTACGCGTCAGGGAACTGCTCCGGGGCGCGTAG
- a CDS encoding tyrosine-protein phosphatase has protein sequence MNRHIAFDRLHNFRDMGGYRSADGRTVAWRTLYRADSLGKLRGADWERFLELGIGTVIDLRYPWEIEAKGRIPEAQRFRYANLSIEHRPYDQAEIDPGIDPWRHLAARYAEVAEDGAEEIRQVLEEIAEAPGPVVFHCASGKDRTGLIGALVLTLLGVGRHDVLADFALTELATERLTADWHAANPDRVIRWPSYGRAPAVVMELVLADLEERHGSVHGYLADRVGLSDRTAERLRARLLTGANA, from the coding sequence ATGAACCGGCACATCGCATTCGACCGACTGCACAACTTCCGCGACATGGGCGGATACCGCTCGGCCGACGGCCGCACGGTCGCCTGGCGGACGCTGTACCGGGCCGACTCGCTCGGCAAGCTCCGGGGCGCCGACTGGGAGCGGTTCCTGGAACTGGGCATCGGGACCGTGATCGACCTGCGCTACCCCTGGGAGATCGAGGCGAAGGGCCGGATCCCCGAAGCGCAGCGGTTCCGCTACGCGAACCTGAGCATCGAGCACCGGCCCTACGACCAGGCCGAGATCGACCCCGGAATCGACCCGTGGCGCCATCTCGCGGCCCGGTACGCGGAGGTCGCCGAGGACGGCGCCGAGGAGATCCGGCAGGTCCTGGAGGAGATCGCCGAAGCGCCCGGACCGGTGGTGTTCCACTGCGCCTCCGGCAAGGACCGCACCGGGCTGATCGGCGCCCTCGTACTGACCCTGCTCGGAGTGGGCCGCCACGACGTCCTCGCCGACTTCGCACTGACCGAACTGGCCACCGAGCGCCTGACCGCCGACTGGCACGCCGCCAACCCTGACCGGGTCATCAGATGGCCGAGCTACGGCCGAGCCCCCGCGGTGGTCATGGAGCTGGTGCTGGCCGACCTGGAGGAGCGCCACGGGTCGGTCCACGGCTACCTCGCCGACCGCGTCGGACTGTCCGACCGCACGGCGGAGCGCCTGCGGGCCCGCCTGCTGACCGGCGCGAACGCCTGA
- a CDS encoding phytoene desaturase family protein codes for MPSIFDVVVVGAGPNGLTAAVELARRGFSVAVFEAADTVGGGARTEELTLPGFRHDPCSAVHPLGIGSPVFATMPLKRYGLEWLHPPLPMAHPFDDGTAAVLARSVAQTAASLGPRDAGAYRRLVGPFLGRWDTLARDFMSLPDTALPRDPVTLARFGLAGLPPSTWLLRRFQDERARALFAGLVAHVIAPLGGIGTGAVGLVFALAAHAGGWPLPRGGSQSISDALAAYLRDLGGQIHTDFEVKRLDDLPPARAYVFDTSPTALARIARLGRAYDGYRYGASVFKIDYALDGPVPWTAEEPRRAGTVQVGPRLRDIDAALQLASGGRAPRTPFLITAQPSLVDPGRAPAGKHVFWAYGHVPAGWDGDLTEAVERQLERFAPGFRDLVLARATAGPPQLAARNPNYVGGDIACGAASGLQLLLRPRLSLSPYTTAHPAVFICSSATPPGPGVHGMSGHNAAKAVWRHLRKAA; via the coding sequence GTGCCGTCGATTTTCGATGTGGTCGTGGTGGGGGCGGGCCCCAACGGGCTGACGGCCGCTGTCGAACTGGCCCGGCGCGGCTTCTCCGTTGCCGTCTTCGAAGCCGCCGACACGGTCGGCGGCGGAGCCCGCACCGAGGAGCTGACCCTCCCCGGCTTCCGGCACGACCCCTGCTCGGCGGTGCACCCGCTCGGCATCGGCTCCCCGGTCTTCGCCACCATGCCGCTGAAACGGTACGGGCTGGAGTGGCTGCACCCCCCGCTGCCCATGGCACACCCCTTCGACGACGGCACCGCCGCCGTCCTCGCCCGCTCCGTCGCGCAGACGGCGGCGTCCCTGGGACCGCGCGACGCCGGCGCCTACCGGCGACTGGTCGGCCCGTTCCTCGGCCGATGGGACACCCTGGCCCGGGACTTCATGTCCCTGCCCGACACCGCGCTGCCCCGCGACCCGGTGACCCTCGCCCGTTTCGGGCTCGCCGGACTGCCGCCCTCGACCTGGCTCCTGCGCCGCTTCCAGGACGAACGGGCCCGCGCGCTGTTCGCGGGACTCGTCGCCCACGTCATCGCACCGCTCGGCGGCATCGGGACCGGCGCCGTCGGCCTCGTCTTCGCCCTCGCCGCCCACGCGGGCGGCTGGCCCCTGCCCCGCGGCGGCTCCCAGTCCATCTCCGACGCCCTCGCCGCGTACCTGCGCGACCTCGGCGGCCAGATCCACACGGACTTCGAGGTCAAGCGGCTCGACGACCTGCCGCCCGCCCGCGCCTACGTCTTCGACACCTCGCCGACCGCACTGGCCCGGATCGCCCGCCTGGGGCGCGCCTACGACGGCTACCGGTACGGCGCCTCCGTGTTCAAGATCGATTACGCGCTCGACGGCCCGGTCCCGTGGACCGCCGAGGAGCCACGCCGCGCCGGCACCGTCCAGGTCGGCCCGCGTCTGCGCGACATCGACGCCGCCCTCCAGCTCGCCTCGGGCGGCAGGGCCCCCCGCACGCCCTTCCTCATCACAGCGCAGCCCAGCCTGGTCGACCCCGGCAGGGCCCCCGCGGGCAAGCACGTCTTCTGGGCGTACGGCCACGTCCCCGCGGGCTGGGACGGCGACCTCACCGAAGCCGTCGAGCGCCAACTGGAGCGCTTCGCCCCCGGCTTCCGCGACCTGGTCCTGGCCCGCGCCACGGCCGGCCCGCCCCAGCTCGCCGCCCGCAACCCCAACTACGTCGGCGGGGACATCGCCTGCGGAGCCGCCTCGGGCCTCCAGCTCCTGCTGCGCCCGAGGCTCAGCCTCTCCCCGTACACCACCGCCCACCCGGCGGTCTTCATCTGCTCCTCGGCGACCCCGCCGGGGCCCGGCGTCCACGGCATGTCCGGCCACAACGCCGCCAAGGCGGTCTGGCGCCACCTGCGCAAGGCCGCCTGA
- a CDS encoding transposase — MRDDTLDWLLEAEQQEARANEILDLALQARPKLDVLPAEKKRDLLELLDVQVVVTSDVPGALRGGSCAFEEWFHREGRLVPPQLTEDQWAQVEALFPRPKKQTRVVPPRVAFEASLYKARHGLMWKDLPDEITLGHRPQSLYQKALGYLKTGVWERAVLALGECAGSPVPPLYGLPDLHITGTFDPRLSGPPRGGVTSEDAAGPEGAPALASNCSWPTRASSTATTGRSCAPCSAAPPTAD, encoded by the coding sequence ATGCGTGACGATACGTTGGATTGGCTGCTCGAAGCGGAGCAACAGGAGGCGCGGGCCAATGAAATCCTGGACTTGGCCCTTCAGGCGCGGCCCAAGCTGGACGTGCTTCCGGCGGAGAAGAAGCGTGACCTGCTGGAGCTACTGGACGTGCAGGTCGTCGTGACCAGCGATGTCCCGGGCGCTCTGCGAGGCGGAAGCTGCGCCTTCGAGGAGTGGTTCCATCGGGAGGGGCGGTTGGTGCCGCCCCAACTGACGGAGGACCAGTGGGCGCAGGTCGAGGCCCTGTTCCCCCGGCCGAAGAAGCAGACGCGGGTCGTTCCCCCTCGCGTGGCGTTCGAGGCGTCGCTGTACAAGGCTCGGCACGGCTTGATGTGGAAGGACCTGCCGGACGAGATCACGCTGGGGCACCGGCCCCAGAGCCTCTACCAAAAGGCGCTTGGGTACCTCAAAACCGGAGTATGGGAGAGAGCGGTCCTGGCTCTGGGCGAGTGTGCAGGTTCGCCGGTGCCGCCCCTGTACGGGCTGCCTGACCTGCATATAACCGGAACCTTCGACCCGCGCCTTAGTGGTCCGCCCCGGGGCGGCGTGACCAGCGAAGATGCTGCGGGCCCTGAGGGCGCACCCGCACTTGCATCAAACTGTTCATGGCCTACCCGGGCGTCTTCTACAGCGACGACGGGCAGATCCTGCGCGCCATGCAGCGCGGCGCCTCCAACGGCGGACTGA
- a CDS encoding recombinase family protein, translated as MRTRHLPRAERRRKLRVAIYLRVSTAKQLRGYGLNVQFDQRIAWLDYKIGKGEYTYEVYTDGGVSGKLSSRPDLTALNADIADGQYDLVIFGKLDRIGRTMKDIHRWVYDTTDRGVRVATADGRIDSEDEMFGIQLSLLAYMAELEHAMILDRTMGGREKKLEAGGWPGGVAPFWLELPPKGVIGPPTLREQGVELLDRAACLLVDECNAEDAARGLNALGYTTPRGVPWTGANLIRVFMQTALDGYIIYRNTERGSAVRLAPDGKPLYGDTVRIPVPTPLPAERVAEVRKAIARRSFVKSEQRDYVLSTRVQALCGSHYVGTHREARDRTTYRCGASAGEPVLLSRDSCGTSRESGLERGCQYLGGSGKASKAR; from the coding sequence GTGAGAACGAGACATCTGCCCCGAGCTGAGAGACGTCGCAAGCTGCGCGTCGCCATCTATCTCCGAGTGTCCACCGCAAAGCAGCTTCGGGGGTACGGGCTCAACGTCCAGTTCGACCAGCGCATAGCCTGGCTCGACTATAAGATCGGGAAGGGAGAGTACACCTACGAGGTCTACACGGACGGCGGCGTCTCCGGAAAGCTGTCCAGCCGGCCCGACCTGACCGCGCTGAACGCGGACATTGCTGACGGCCAGTACGACCTCGTCATCTTCGGCAAGTTGGACCGCATCGGCCGCACGATGAAGGACATCCACCGCTGGGTGTATGACACCACTGACCGCGGCGTGCGCGTAGCGACGGCTGACGGCCGCATCGACAGCGAAGACGAGATGTTCGGAATCCAGCTCAGCCTCCTCGCATACATGGCCGAGCTGGAACACGCAATGATCCTGGACCGCACGATGGGCGGCCGCGAGAAGAAGCTGGAGGCCGGCGGGTGGCCGGGAGGCGTCGCACCCTTCTGGCTCGAGCTACCGCCCAAGGGCGTCATCGGCCCGCCGACCCTGCGGGAGCAAGGCGTTGAGCTCCTTGATCGCGCGGCCTGTCTGCTGGTCGACGAATGCAACGCGGAGGATGCCGCGAGGGGCCTCAACGCGCTTGGTTACACCACCCCCCGCGGGGTGCCTTGGACCGGAGCGAACCTCATCCGAGTGTTCATGCAGACAGCCCTTGATGGGTACATCATCTACCGCAACACCGAGCGGGGCAGTGCTGTGCGGCTGGCTCCGGACGGGAAGCCTCTCTATGGGGACACCGTACGAATACCGGTTCCCACTCCGTTGCCGGCTGAGCGTGTCGCTGAGGTCCGCAAGGCGATTGCACGGCGCTCCTTTGTCAAGAGTGAGCAAAGGGACTACGTCCTCTCCACGCGGGTTCAGGCTCTCTGCGGGAGTCACTACGTCGGAACCCATAGGGAAGCGCGGGATCGAACCACCTACAGGTGTGGGGCATCGGCTGGAGAACCCGTGCTCCTGTCAAGAGATTCTTGCGGAACCTCTAGAGAGAGTGGTTTGGAAAGAGGTTGCCAGTACCTTGGGGGATCAGGAAAAGCTTCGAAGGCTCGCTGA